GTCCGTATCGAAGCCAAGTAATTCCCCTCTTCTTCCAAAAAGTTATAAAACATACATATCTATTCTTTCTTGTTATTAAATTCGTTGGTTAATCTATCGTCACGCAATGATTAGGAATGTCGTGACTATGTCATCAAATGGAAATATAAAACCTCAAGACCCATTGGGTTTGACTGCGCCGATTAATGAGCAGCAGTTATCACAACTTCAGCAAGTTTCTGCAGAATTATCATCAAGTCAAATGGCTTGGTTAAGCGGTTATTTCTGGGGAATCAGTCAAGCACAGGCTCCTGCACAATTATCTCCAGTCGCGACAGCAGTCAGTTCTGCTGCCACTCAGCCTGCTGGGAAGCTAACCATTATTTTCGCTTCTCAAACTGGTAATGCAAAAGGAGTTGCAGAATCACTAGAGCAAGAAGCAAAAGCTTTGGGTATTGAAGCGCAGCTTTTTGATGCGAGTGATTATAAAGGTAAAAACCTCGCGAAAGAGACGCACGTAATTATTGTTGCGTCGACTAATGGTGAAGGTGAAGCCCCTGACAATGCAATAGAGCTGCATGAATTTTTGCAATCAAAGAAAGCACCTAAGTTACCGAACCTTAAATATGGTGTTATCGGTTTAGGTGACTCTAGCTACGAATTCTTTTGCCAAACAGGTAAGGACTTTGATGCTTATCTGGGCAAACTCGGGGCGACGGCATTTATTGAGCGTATTGACTGCGACGTCGACTACGATGAAGCGGCTGCTCAGTGGAAAAAAAGTGCCTTGGAAGTCGTTCAATCCGATATCGCTTCTCATCAAGCCGATGTGGTCACTCTACCTGTATCGACCGCTGCCGCATCTATTAGCTATACCAAGCAATCGCCCTATACAGCAACATTGCTGACCAGTCAAAAAATCACAGGTCGTGATTCAGGTAAAGATGTACGTCATATCGAGATTGATTTGGAAGGTTCGGGTCTAACGTATCAACCAGGTGATGCGCTTGGGGTGTGGTATGAAAACAGCGCGGAGTTAGTCGATAAAATCTTACATCAAGTCGGTCTTTCTGGCGTCGAAAGCGTCAATGTGGATGAGCAGAGTCTTTCAATTCGCTCTGCATTAATTGGTTACTATGAGATTACTGCATCGAACCCACAACTTGTGACCAAGTACGCTGAACTCGCAGACAGCAAAAAGCTGCTCAAGCTGGTTGAAGATAAAGAGAAACTAAGAAATTACGCAGCCAATACACAAGTACTGGATGTGTTCAAAGAGAAAAAAGCCAAGCTTGATCCTGAAGCATTACTTTCTTTGCTGCGTCGTTTAACGCCACGTCTCTACTCTATTGCATCAAGCCAAGAAGAGGTTGGAGAAGAAGTTCACCTCACCGTGGGTTTAGTGGAATACCAAGCAGGTGATGAATCTCGCTTTGGCGGCGCATCGAAATTCTTATCTCACGGTCTTGAAGAAGGCGGGGAAGTTAAGGTTTACGTAGAGAGTAACAATCACTTTAAACTGCCAGAAGATGACAATACTCCGATCATCATGGTAGGACCAGGAACGGGCATTGCACCGTTTAGGAGCTTTGTTCAAGAGCGCGAAAATAGTGATGCGCAAGGTAAAAACTGGTTGTTCTTTGGTGATAGGACCTTCACTCAAGACTTCTTGTATCAAGTTGAATGGCAGAAATATCTTAAGTCAGGTGTTTTATCTCGCCTTGATGTGGCATTTAGCCGTGACCAACATGAGAAAGTCTATGTTCAGCACCGCTTACTTGCACAAGGACAACAAGTTTGGCAATGGTTAGAAGAGGGGGCTCACGTCTATGTATGTGGTGATGCCAACCATATGGCCAAAGATGTACACGCTGCATTGATCGAGATTGTAAAACAGCATGGTGGTAAAGACTTAGATCAAGCAGAGGAATATGTAAACCAACTACGTAAAGCAAAACGTTATCAAAAGGATGTGTACTAATGAGTAAGCAAGAAGTATTAGGCGAAGTATTAGGACCTCTATCTGATAACGAACGTCTTAAAAAGCAGAGTAATTTGCTGCGAGGCACTATTGAGCAAGATCTCCAAGATCCCATTACAGGAGGCTTTACTGCCGATAATTTTCAGCTGATCCGTTTCCACGGTATGTATCAGCAAGATGACCGTGACATTCGTAACGAGCGAGCGAAGCAAAAATTGGAACCACTGCACAACGTTATGTTGCGTGCGAGAATGCCCGGTGGTGTCATTACACCAAAGCAGTGGTTAGCTATCGATAAGTTTGCAACAGAGCATTCGCTGTATGGCAGTATCCGTCTGACGACTCGTCAAACGTTTCAGTTTCATGGTGTGTTAAAGCCAAACATCAAACTGATGCACCAGACTCTTAACCAAATCGGTATTGACTCGATTGCCACCGCTGGTGATGTCAACCGAAACGTACTCTGCACCACCAACCCAGTTGAATCAGAGCTGCATCAAGAAGCTTATGAATGGGCGAAGAAAATCAGCGAACACCTTCTTCCAAAGACAAAAGCGTATGCAGAGATCTGGTTAGATGGTGAGAAAGTCGAGACCACAGAAGAAGATGAACCGATTCTGGGTAAAACTTATCTTCCTCGTAAATTTAAAACAACGGTCGTGATTCCACCGCAGAATGATGTGGATGTGCATGCTAATGATCTTAACTTTGTTGCCATAGCCGAAAACGGCAAACTGGTGGGGTTCAATGTACTCGTCGGGGGTGGTCTTGCTATGACGCATGGGGACACTTCTACTTATGCTAGGAGAGCCGATGATTTCGGCTTCATTCCTGTCGAGAAAACTCTGGCTGTTGCCGAGGCGGTTGTCACCACCC
This genomic interval from Vibrio hippocampi contains the following:
- a CDS encoding assimilatory sulfite reductase (NADPH) flavoprotein subunit; this translates as MSSNGNIKPQDPLGLTAPINEQQLSQLQQVSAELSSSQMAWLSGYFWGISQAQAPAQLSPVATAVSSAATQPAGKLTIIFASQTGNAKGVAESLEQEAKALGIEAQLFDASDYKGKNLAKETHVIIVASTNGEGEAPDNAIELHEFLQSKKAPKLPNLKYGVIGLGDSSYEFFCQTGKDFDAYLGKLGATAFIERIDCDVDYDEAAAQWKKSALEVVQSDIASHQADVVTLPVSTAAASISYTKQSPYTATLLTSQKITGRDSGKDVRHIEIDLEGSGLTYQPGDALGVWYENSAELVDKILHQVGLSGVESVNVDEQSLSIRSALIGYYEITASNPQLVTKYAELADSKKLLKLVEDKEKLRNYAANTQVLDVFKEKKAKLDPEALLSLLRRLTPRLYSIASSQEEVGEEVHLTVGLVEYQAGDESRFGGASKFLSHGLEEGGEVKVYVESNNHFKLPEDDNTPIIMVGPGTGIAPFRSFVQERENSDAQGKNWLFFGDRTFTQDFLYQVEWQKYLKSGVLSRLDVAFSRDQHEKVYVQHRLLAQGQQVWQWLEEGAHVYVCGDANHMAKDVHAALIEIVKQHGGKDLDQAEEYVNQLRKAKRYQKDVY
- the cysI gene encoding assimilatory sulfite reductase (NADPH) hemoprotein subunit, translated to MSKQEVLGEVLGPLSDNERLKKQSNLLRGTIEQDLQDPITGGFTADNFQLIRFHGMYQQDDRDIRNERAKQKLEPLHNVMLRARMPGGVITPKQWLAIDKFATEHSLYGSIRLTTRQTFQFHGVLKPNIKLMHQTLNQIGIDSIATAGDVNRNVLCTTNPVESELHQEAYEWAKKISEHLLPKTKAYAEIWLDGEKVETTEEDEPILGKTYLPRKFKTTVVIPPQNDVDVHANDLNFVAIAENGKLVGFNVLVGGGLAMTHGDTSTYARRADDFGFIPVEKTLAVAEAVVTTQRDWGNRSNRKNAKTKYTLDRVGIDVFKAEVERRAETQFAVSRDYEFTGRGDRIGWVEGIDGKHHLALFIENGRLLDYPGKPLKTGMAEIAKIHKGDFRMTANQNLIVAGVAKSNKNKIEAIARQHGLMSDETSEQRKNSMACVAFPTCPLAMAEAERFLPDFVTQVENVFDKHSVPKGESIVLRVTGCPNGCGRAMLAEIGLVGKAPGRYNLHLGGNPQGTRIPKMYKENITDKEILEHIDQLVGQWIEQRQDKEAFGDFVIRAGIIAEVKVSKRDLYA